The following coding sequences lie in one Sulfuricurvum sp. genomic window:
- a CDS encoding response regulator transcription factor, producing the protein MSKILMIEDDLELAEILTEFLEQYDFTVTTEDDPFKALSILKLEKFDAVILDLTLPGMDGLEVCEAIRARQNIPIIISSARSDVSDKINALELGADDYLPKPYDPRELEARIHSVLRRYDAASTAASEIACDFKLNESAMQISYKGRPIELTNAEYGILAHMIKKQGMVVSREDLIHNVSAINEDSSNKSIDVMMGRIRNKLGDKALIESIRGIGYKLLK; encoded by the coding sequence ATGAGTAAAATATTAATGATAGAAGATGATCTCGAGCTCGCCGAGATTCTGACTGAATTTTTAGAGCAGTATGATTTTACGGTGACTACTGAAGACGATCCGTTTAAGGCGCTCAGTATCCTTAAACTTGAAAAGTTTGATGCGGTTATTTTGGACTTGACGTTGCCGGGGATGGATGGCTTGGAGGTATGTGAAGCGATCCGTGCACGCCAAAATATTCCGATTATTATCTCTTCGGCACGCTCTGATGTGTCTGACAAGATCAATGCATTGGAATTGGGAGCCGATGATTATCTCCCGAAACCGTATGATCCTAGAGAGCTTGAAGCGCGCATTCACTCCGTATTGCGCCGATACGATGCAGCTTCTACGGCAGCTTCGGAGATCGCATGCGATTTCAAACTCAACGAGTCTGCGATGCAGATCAGTTACAAAGGACGCCCGATCGAACTTACCAATGCGGAGTACGGTATCCTCGCGCACATGATTAAAAAACAGGGGATGGTTGTCTCTCGGGAAGATTTGATTCACAACGTCAGTGCGATTAACGAAGACTCTTCGAATAAAAGTATTGATGTAATGATGGGTCGGATACGTAACAAACTCGGAGACAAAGCGCTCATTGAATCGATTCGCGGCATCGGCTATAAACTGCTAAAATGA